Proteins encoded within one genomic window of Nitrospira sp.:
- a CDS encoding FKBP-type peptidyl-prolyl cis-trans isomerase has translation MRIRTLCFAIGLLTLSTPLLAAPQDPANDDQKTLYALGLAISQSLGTFSLSDAELDMVKNGLTDGVLKRTPKADLQTFGPKIQQLQQARLALVADGEKKAGAAFLTKAASEKGATKTESGIVITTIKPGTGATPKATDTVKVHYHGTLTDGTVFDSSVKRGEPATFPLDKVIKCWTEGVQQVKVGGKSRLVCPSNLAYGDAGSPPVIKPGSTLVFEVELLEIVTK, from the coding sequence ATGCGAATTCGTACACTATGTTTTGCCATAGGGCTTCTCACTCTCTCGACACCGTTATTAGCGGCCCCGCAGGATCCAGCGAATGATGACCAGAAGACTTTGTATGCTCTTGGATTGGCCATTAGCCAATCGCTTGGAACCTTTTCGCTAAGCGACGCCGAACTCGATATGGTCAAAAATGGCCTTACCGACGGCGTACTGAAGCGCACCCCCAAAGCTGACCTCCAAACATTCGGGCCAAAGATCCAGCAACTGCAACAGGCTCGATTGGCGCTGGTTGCTGATGGTGAGAAGAAGGCAGGAGCCGCATTTCTAACCAAAGCGGCTTCGGAGAAGGGCGCCACCAAAACTGAATCCGGCATCGTGATCACCACCATCAAGCCTGGAACCGGGGCCACACCAAAGGCAACGGATACAGTCAAGGTCCATTACCATGGCACCTTAACCGATGGGACAGTCTTCGATAGTTCCGTCAAGCGAGGGGAACCAGCGACATTTCCACTGGACAAAGTCATTAAGTGCTGGACGGAGGGCGTCCAACAGGTCAAGGTGGGCGGGAAAAGTCGGCTCGTCTGCCCCTCAAATCTGGCGTATGGTGACGCAGGATCACCGCCGGTTATCAAGCCTGGATCCACGTTGGTGTTCGAAGTCGAGTTACTCGAAATCGTCACTAAGTAG
- a CDS encoding transposase family protein — translation MREASSSRCHPFGYPKDHGRTMLLQGLRWFVRWCSGLWHWLRRWIQPRPRTSWSSPRTSGPSRRPQAPPKPRWVRDEIVRLKALMPHAGCRTIMHTFNRRFAVRRQMTVGKTYVADTIRRQQYTILHRRRTLKHRVPRNLIWGMDLLTTTDTYGRQHLALAIVDHASRAGLCVQRLTDKSSWTIWHHLVTACRQYGCPRVLRTDNEAVFTSRALRLALTCVGIRLQHSEPGCPWQNGRVERLIGTLKQLLVHYAITDAASCDRALQQVRTVYNHLRPHQHLYGRTPAEVWAGVDVFAPTRQSRRWLRRWERQWEQFTELSIHGPG, via the coding sequence GTGCGAGAAGCATCGTCATCACGTTGCCATCCATTCGGTTATCCAAAAGATCATGGGAGGACTATGCTGTTGCAGGGGCTGCGCTGGTTCGTTCGATGGTGTAGTGGGCTGTGGCACTGGCTGCGTCGATGGATACAGCCTCGACCACGGACCTCCTGGTCCAGTCCCCGCACCAGCGGCCCAAGCCGCCGGCCGCAGGCGCCACCCAAACCGCGTTGGGTGCGAGACGAGATCGTTCGGCTCAAAGCCCTCATGCCCCATGCGGGCTGCCGCACGATCATGCACACCTTCAACCGGCGCTTCGCGGTCCGTCGGCAGATGACCGTCGGCAAAACCTACGTCGCCGACACCATTCGACGCCAGCAGTACACTATCCTGCATCGGCGCCGAACACTGAAGCATCGCGTGCCGCGCAATCTGATCTGGGGGATGGACCTGCTGACCACAACCGATACCTATGGCCGACAACATCTGGCGTTGGCGATCGTGGATCATGCCAGCCGCGCCGGCTTGTGTGTCCAGCGCCTGACGGACAAGTCGTCGTGGACGATCTGGCACCATCTCGTCACCGCCTGTCGTCAGTATGGCTGCCCGCGCGTGCTGCGCACGGATAACGAGGCGGTGTTTACGTCGCGGGCTCTTCGTCTGGCGCTGACGTGTGTGGGTATTCGCCTGCAACACAGCGAGCCGGGCTGCCCGTGGCAGAACGGCCGTGTCGAACGCCTGATCGGAACCCTGAAACAGTTGTTGGTTCACTATGCGATCACTGATGCGGCGTCGTGTGATCGAGCCTTGCAGCAGGTTCGAACGGTCTATAACCACCTCCGGCCGCATCAGCATCTGTACGGGCGCACGCCCGCCGAAGTCTGGGCAGGGGTCGATGTGTTCGCGCCCACGCGCCAGAGCCGTCGCTGGCTGCGACGGTGGGAGCGGCAGTGGGAACAGTTCACTGAGCTGAGTATTCATGGCCCAGGGTAA
- a CDS encoding sulfurtransferase TusA family protein — protein sequence MNEHQNESDTPVSELDLRGVICPYNFVKTKLKLETLEQGQVLSVLLDDGDPIRNVPRSVQNEGHTVLSQERVDQAYRVLIRREESD from the coding sequence ATGAACGAGCATCAGAATGAGTCGGATACACCGGTGTCCGAACTTGATCTTCGCGGCGTGATTTGTCCCTATAACTTCGTGAAGACGAAACTCAAGCTGGAGACACTGGAGCAGGGGCAGGTGCTGTCGGTGCTTCTCGATGATGGAGATCCCATCCGCAATGTTCCTCGTAGCGTCCAGAATGAAGGCCATACGGTCTTGTCGCAGGAGCGAGTCGACCAGGCCTATCGGGTCTTGATCCGTCGAGAGGAGAGCGATTGA
- a CDS encoding rRNA small subunit methyltransferase 1 has product MPTKQSQQNAGAAMTSVSRSHRSGTLYVVAVPIGHPDDVTVRALRILSTVDLIASEDPKVTQQLLMHHSIQATVTSYGPRNLQEKAAVLLQRLQQGSHVALVSDCGSPLVSDPGHLLVAAAHTHGIPVVPVPGPSAIIAALTAAGLPCDSFYFLGHLPSASSRITQRLLDSQKRNGPTVAFCTETVVAHILKTLGDIAPQCTVVVAYDLTKPNEHFIRGTAGEVSKKLGSTRGRDVTLVLAGKDGTESDDQDMRRAQSLSSRRIKTR; this is encoded by the coding sequence ATGCCGACCAAACAGAGTCAACAAAACGCCGGCGCGGCAATGACTTCGGTCAGCCGGTCACATCGGAGCGGAACGCTTTACGTGGTCGCAGTCCCCATTGGGCATCCCGACGACGTGACCGTGCGCGCCCTTCGGATCCTCAGCACGGTAGACCTAATCGCGTCCGAAGATCCAAAAGTGACGCAACAACTCCTGATGCATCATAGCATTCAGGCCACCGTGACGAGCTACGGGCCCAGAAATCTCCAAGAAAAAGCAGCGGTTCTTTTGCAACGGTTACAGCAAGGCAGTCATGTTGCACTCGTATCGGATTGTGGCTCCCCTCTCGTCTCCGACCCTGGCCACCTTCTCGTAGCCGCTGCCCATACGCATGGCATCCCGGTAGTTCCAGTCCCCGGTCCTTCTGCGATTATCGCAGCCCTGACTGCCGCAGGACTTCCCTGCGACTCCTTCTATTTTCTTGGACATCTGCCGAGCGCCTCCTCACGTATCACCCAACGCCTTCTGGACTCCCAGAAGAGAAATGGTCCAACCGTGGCCTTCTGCACTGAGACAGTGGTCGCGCACATACTGAAGACCCTTGGTGATATCGCTCCTCAATGCACTGTAGTTGTGGCGTACGATTTAACGAAGCCGAATGAGCACTTCATTCGTGGAACGGCTGGTGAGGTCAGTAAGAAACTCGGCTCGACTCGGGGACGGGACGTGACACTCGTTCTTGCAGGGAAAGATGGGACAGAATCAGACGATCAAGACATGCGCCGTGCTCAATCGCTCTCCTCTCGACGGATCAAGACCCGATAG
- a CDS encoding c-type cytochrome biogenesis protein CcsB, whose amino-acid sequence MAAVCFMVTMVLYFVATMSFLAYLLRRSEALSNVSLAITAVGFISHTVGLVIRMVEVSSTVPPSFSDALSFFSWMIILVFVLVEFRHRIHVLGSFMVPLALVSLVSSAALPETVPTLQPVFKTLWFHVTLSMLGTVGFTVAFVAGVMYLIQDRLLKSKQFNVLYSKLPALDFLDHLNQQSIVLGFPLLTLGIVTGAISAEFARGSYVSWNPEQIWALVTWVFYFVVLLGRLTVGWRAKRAAYLTVIGFACVILTLVGVVLKET is encoded by the coding sequence ATGGCAGCCGTTTGTTTCATGGTCACCATGGTCCTGTACTTCGTGGCCACGATGTCGTTTCTCGCCTATTTACTCCGACGCTCCGAAGCCTTGTCAAATGTGTCATTAGCGATTACGGCGGTCGGCTTCATCTCCCACACCGTTGGCCTCGTTATCAGAATGGTTGAGGTCTCATCGACAGTGCCGCCCAGCTTTTCGGACGCCCTTTCGTTTTTCTCCTGGATGATCATTCTTGTATTTGTGCTGGTCGAGTTTCGCCATCGGATTCATGTACTTGGGTCCTTCATGGTGCCCTTAGCCCTGGTCTCCTTGGTCTCGTCCGCAGCCCTTCCGGAAACGGTCCCCACGCTTCAGCCTGTGTTCAAGACCTTGTGGTTTCATGTCACGCTCAGCATGTTGGGAACAGTGGGGTTTACCGTCGCCTTCGTGGCAGGAGTGATGTACTTGATTCAGGATCGGCTCCTCAAGTCGAAACAGTTCAATGTTCTCTACAGCAAATTGCCGGCGCTCGACTTTCTCGATCATCTCAATCAGCAATCCATTGTCTTGGGGTTCCCCTTGCTGACCTTGGGAATCGTCACGGGAGCCATCTCGGCCGAGTTTGCGCGTGGATCCTATGTGAGTTGGAACCCTGAGCAAATCTGGGCACTTGTCACCTGGGTCTTCTATTTCGTCGTGTTGCTTGGACGGCTGACCGTCGGGTGGAGGGCGAAGCGCGCAGCGTATCTGACGGTCATCGGGTTCGCGTGCGTCATTCTCACATTAGTCGGTGTGGTGCTGAAAGAAACCTAA
- a CDS encoding glutamyl-tRNA reductase, translating to MHLIVVGLSHKTAPVEIRERLAVPESRLGEALTRLCSYSGVKEGILLSTCNRVEVYSVVDDVETGYGRIQEFLADTHLSLSSEQLTPHLYWHTGDRAIGHLFRVAASLDSMIIGESQILGQLKGAYEVALAHKTTGVIMNKVVKKAISVAKRVRTETKIAEMAVSVSYAAVELAKKIFSDLHEKTVLLVGAGEMAKLAARHLIAHGVKHVRITTRTPQHAVDLAAKFGGTAVPFDQFKDDMASADIVLVSTGAAHYLVGAEDVHRAVEERMNRPMFLIDISVPRNIDPAVRHVDNAFLFDIDDLTQRVEQNRAGRVQEAEKAERMVVEEVTTMLDWMKSLEVTPTIVALRSHVDDLKRAEVDKVLARLPHLSPQDRELVEGLASSIANKLIHRTMVTLKAEVNSSSGPAFVEAARRFFSLDQPAAPVQQIEPSRESLRYHPESAAESGAEDPVSETAVRKRAR from the coding sequence ATGCATCTGATCGTCGTAGGGTTGAGTCATAAGACGGCTCCGGTCGAGATTCGAGAGAGACTGGCGGTTCCCGAAAGCCGTCTTGGCGAGGCGCTCACTCGTCTCTGTTCGTACTCTGGGGTCAAGGAAGGCATCCTGCTCTCGACCTGTAATCGAGTGGAGGTCTACTCCGTTGTCGATGACGTCGAAACCGGCTATGGACGTATTCAGGAGTTTCTTGCCGACACCCATCTGTCGTTGTCTTCCGAGCAGTTGACCCCTCACCTCTATTGGCATACCGGCGATCGAGCGATCGGTCACTTGTTCAGAGTCGCTGCCAGCCTCGATTCGATGATTATCGGGGAATCTCAAATCCTGGGACAACTCAAGGGTGCGTATGAAGTCGCGCTGGCCCATAAAACGACCGGTGTGATCATGAACAAGGTCGTGAAGAAGGCCATCTCGGTGGCCAAGCGGGTGCGGACCGAAACGAAAATTGCAGAAATGGCGGTCTCGGTCAGCTATGCCGCTGTCGAGTTGGCGAAGAAGATCTTTTCGGATCTTCACGAGAAGACGGTGTTGTTGGTCGGTGCCGGTGAAATGGCGAAACTGGCCGCGCGCCATTTGATTGCTCACGGTGTGAAGCATGTGCGCATTACGACAAGGACTCCACAACATGCGGTCGATCTTGCCGCGAAATTCGGCGGGACGGCCGTTCCATTCGATCAGTTCAAGGATGACATGGCTTCGGCGGATATCGTGCTGGTCTCGACGGGTGCGGCCCATTATCTTGTCGGCGCGGAGGATGTGCATCGTGCGGTCGAAGAGCGCATGAACCGTCCGATGTTCTTGATCGATATTTCAGTTCCTCGGAATATTGACCCAGCCGTTCGCCACGTCGACAATGCGTTTCTCTTCGATATTGATGATCTCACACAGCGGGTTGAACAAAACCGAGCCGGGCGCGTGCAGGAGGCCGAGAAGGCCGAGCGGATGGTTGTGGAAGAAGTGACCACCATGCTGGATTGGATGAAATCCTTGGAGGTCACTCCGACGATCGTCGCGCTCAGGAGCCACGTCGACGACCTGAAGCGGGCGGAGGTCGACAAGGTGCTTGCGCGATTGCCGCATCTGTCTCCTCAAGACCGTGAACTGGTTGAAGGCCTCGCCTCCTCGATTGCCAATAAATTGATTCATCGCACGATGGTCACCCTCAAGGCCGAAGTCAATTCTTCGAGTGGTCCGGCGTTCGTCGAAGCGGCCCGGCGATTTTTCTCTCTCGACCAACCGGCTGCGCCTGTTCAACAGATCGAGCCTTCTAGAGAGTCGCTGCGGTATCATCCTGAGAGCGCTGCAGAGTCGGGTGCCGAGGATCCGGTTTCAGAAACAGCAGTCCGTAAACGAGCCCGCTGA
- the hemC gene encoding hydroxymethylbilane synthase, whose amino-acid sequence MPNGQRATLVLGTRGSKLALCQSEWFQSKVQDVVPEVRVVLKKIQTSGDKIVDVPLAKIGGKGLFVKEIEDALLAGEVDFAVHSMKDVPAQLPEGLDILCVPPREDARDALISREGHSFSTLPLGATVGTASLRRQAQLLQARPDLKIAMLRGNLDTRLKKLKEGQFDAIVLAAAGLHRLGWSQAITEYLSPILSLPAIGQGALGIEGRTSDAFVRSVLSRLNHQATHTTVTAERAFLCRLEGGCQVPIAAHATLSGEQLVLDGLVATVDGKTVLRDQIEGTAQQAHALGVQLAERLLTRGGDKILREIYGSA is encoded by the coding sequence ATACCGAACGGCCAACGCGCAACCTTGGTTCTGGGAACGAGAGGAAGCAAGTTGGCGCTGTGCCAAAGTGAATGGTTTCAGTCCAAGGTTCAGGACGTGGTGCCCGAGGTTCGGGTTGTGCTCAAGAAAATTCAGACGTCCGGCGACAAGATCGTCGACGTGCCATTGGCAAAAATCGGGGGGAAAGGTCTGTTCGTCAAGGAAATTGAGGACGCCTTGCTCGCTGGTGAGGTCGATTTTGCGGTTCACAGTATGAAGGATGTTCCGGCGCAATTGCCCGAAGGTCTCGACATCCTCTGTGTGCCTCCACGTGAGGATGCACGTGATGCATTGATCAGCCGAGAAGGGCATTCATTCAGCACGCTCCCCTTAGGGGCGACGGTCGGGACTGCGAGCCTTCGACGCCAGGCACAACTGTTACAAGCCAGGCCCGATCTAAAGATCGCGATGCTGCGCGGGAATCTGGATACGCGATTAAAGAAACTCAAAGAGGGCCAGTTCGATGCCATCGTCTTGGCCGCTGCTGGTCTGCATCGGTTAGGGTGGTCTCAGGCCATCACGGAATATCTTTCTCCTATCCTCAGTCTGCCTGCAATCGGACAAGGAGCCCTTGGGATCGAAGGTCGGACGAGCGATGCCTTCGTGCGTTCCGTCTTATCTCGGCTCAATCATCAGGCCACCCATACGACTGTGACCGCAGAGCGAGCCTTCCTGTGTCGCCTAGAAGGAGGCTGTCAGGTGCCCATCGCAGCCCACGCAACCCTGTCCGGAGAGCAGTTGGTCTTGGATGGTCTTGTCGCCACGGTCGATGGGAAGACCGTTCTTCGCGACCAGATTGAGGGGACAGCTCAGCAGGCGCACGCTCTCGGTGTCCAATTGGCGGAACGATTACTGACTCGTGGAGGGGACAAGATTCTCCGGGAGATTTACGGATCAGCGTGA
- the cobA gene encoding uroporphyrinogen-III C-methyltransferase, producing the protein MVRRNKKGKVYLVGAGPGDPGLLTLRGKECLEQADVVLYDYLANPALLAHAREEAERVYVGRRGKGKYPEQDAINRLLIERASAGSVVVRLKGGDPFVFGRGGEEAEALASAKIEFEIVPGVTAAVAAPAYAGIPVTHRTLASTLTIVTGHEDPEKPSTALDWSRLATSQGTVVFLMGMKNLSMIAATLLAEGRAGSTPVAIIRWGTRASQQTVVGTLADIVEKAEAEKMEPPTVIVVGEVVRLRSKLNWFEQRPLFGIRVLMTRAKEQAGELATRLASYGAEPVEAPTITIVPPPDWAPVDHAISEIRTYDWIIFTSVNGVSRFMTRLFARGHDSRCLAGRQLCCIGPRTAQELEKFGVKADVVPAEYQAEGVLAALSRQDVKNTRILIPRAEVARELLPDELRAAGAQVDVIPVYRTLTPGQDSVGWRQELMDHRIHVVTFTSSSTVRNFVTMLGGAEAVKPLVQSVMIACIGPITAKTAEEYGLTVSIMPDENTIPALVDAIAHHYESREQVATGTLQ; encoded by the coding sequence ATGGTACGACGAAACAAGAAGGGCAAGGTCTATTTAGTCGGAGCTGGTCCGGGAGATCCTGGTCTGTTGACCCTTCGAGGAAAAGAGTGTCTTGAGCAGGCTGACGTGGTCCTCTACGATTATCTGGCTAACCCCGCTCTCCTTGCCCATGCCCGAGAAGAAGCCGAGCGGGTGTATGTCGGACGGAGAGGCAAAGGGAAATACCCTGAGCAGGATGCGATCAATCGTCTGCTGATTGAACGAGCCAGCGCAGGCAGCGTGGTTGTGAGGTTGAAGGGAGGCGATCCGTTTGTCTTTGGGCGGGGAGGAGAGGAGGCGGAAGCGCTCGCGTCGGCCAAGATCGAATTCGAAATCGTTCCTGGGGTGACTGCTGCGGTTGCCGCCCCTGCCTATGCCGGTATTCCGGTGACTCATCGAACGTTGGCGTCTACGCTGACGATTGTGACCGGACATGAAGATCCAGAAAAGCCTTCGACGGCCCTGGATTGGTCGAGGCTGGCGACGAGCCAAGGGACGGTTGTCTTTCTCATGGGCATGAAAAATCTTTCGATGATCGCCGCGACCTTGTTAGCCGAAGGGCGAGCGGGGTCTACGCCCGTGGCGATCATTCGGTGGGGAACGAGAGCCTCCCAGCAGACCGTTGTCGGAACATTGGCTGATATTGTGGAGAAGGCCGAAGCTGAAAAAATGGAGCCGCCAACCGTCATTGTCGTAGGGGAGGTCGTTCGACTTCGGTCGAAGCTCAACTGGTTCGAGCAGCGCCCGCTCTTTGGCATACGTGTGCTCATGACGCGCGCGAAAGAACAGGCTGGTGAGTTGGCTACCCGCTTGGCCAGCTATGGTGCTGAACCGGTCGAGGCTCCGACGATTACGATCGTTCCCCCTCCAGACTGGGCGCCTGTGGACCACGCGATTTCCGAGATTAGGACGTACGATTGGATTATTTTTACCAGCGTCAATGGCGTGAGCCGTTTCATGACCAGGCTTTTCGCTCGTGGGCACGACTCACGCTGCTTAGCCGGACGGCAGCTATGCTGTATTGGGCCACGCACGGCTCAGGAGTTGGAAAAGTTTGGAGTCAAAGCGGATGTGGTTCCTGCAGAATATCAGGCAGAAGGAGTGTTAGCCGCACTGAGTCGGCAGGATGTAAAAAACACCCGTATCCTAATCCCTCGGGCCGAAGTGGCCAGAGAGCTCTTGCCGGACGAACTTCGTGCGGCCGGGGCACAGGTTGATGTCATACCCGTGTACCGAACGCTCACACCAGGCCAGGATTCCGTGGGGTGGCGGCAGGAGCTCATGGATCATCGGATTCATGTCGTCACGTTTACGAGCTCTTCCACAGTCCGCAACTTTGTTACGATGCTCGGGGGTGCGGAAGCGGTGAAGCCGCTCGTGCAATCCGTCATGATCGCGTGCATCGGACCCATTACAGCCAAGACCGCAGAGGAATATGGTTTGACGGTCTCGATCATGCCCGATGAGAATACGATTCCTGCACTGGTGGATGCAATCGCCCACCATTATGAAAGCCGTGAGCAGGTTGCCACGGGAACGCTGCAGTAA